Below is a genomic region from Melanotaenia boesemani isolate fMelBoe1 chromosome 19, fMelBoe1.pri, whole genome shotgun sequence.
CCGATGCTCACTGAGCAGACAAGTGGCGACAGCTGTGATGGCCATTGGTTGGGCAGAGGTGAAGGTGCCAACCTTGTCAATGATGGAGGTGGGAGCAAAGCTGCGCTGGAGGTGGGAGCAAAGCTGCACGGCCTGCGTGGCACTACCTGATTTGGGCATGGAAAATAAAACCTGGATGCCTCTTCTTTAGTTGTGTAACACCCAAGGGCAAAAGGAAGTCCACAGAACTTTCTGTTTCTGAAACTGTAGTTGCACGGCTACGTGTCCTGCTGGGTAAAACAAAGACATCAACTATGTGAGCTGAATGTTTTTGATAGATTCGTGCAAAGAAGTAAGCAtgaactgttttgttttttggttttttagtgtattttttatgtgcaaacataaaaagaggTTAAGAGGTTGACCGTATTTCTTGCAGTCAAGGGATCATTTCCAGGTAATTTATTCACCCCAGTTGGAAATCTTTTAGACTGAAAACTTCAAAATGACtcttgaaaatattaaaaacatattcaaTCTGCTGTGTTCTTGCAAGAAACTAAACTTGACCTTTCCAAGTAATCTCCCTGAGAAATATTTATTGTGATAGAAATGTGAAGCCCTAAAGAATCGACCTAGAGGCAACATTACATCTAAGtgtttcacaaacacacacaaaacacacccaaaaaGTCCAAATCACAAAATATCCAATCCATCATGGGGattgatttctgtttttctttccatattAGATATAACATTGTAAATTCACCATCAAAGTTTCAAAGCATTAGCAGCCGTAGTGTAGATCAGAATAGAAAAAACACCTTCATGAGCTCCATAGAAgcttaaaacacaataaaagtgATGCTCacttaataaaacaaactaaatactGGTGGGTCACTTAATAAGTTTTAGTTTGTGTTATACTTGTTGGCAAGGAGGTTGCCTTTAATGTCTGATAAAAAGCAGCATACTGCCACCTAATGTTCACATAATGTCATTCAAAGGGAACCCCCTTTATTCTGCATGTGTGCAGCTACATTTTTCAGTCCCAATTTACTCAGTCAGAATTTACCATTTCAGAATTTGAGATCAGTACAAAGTAGCAACTCCTGTGTTTGCTGGCTGCAATGCCACCACACGTACCTttccatatatatttattttattccccccCTGGAGAAAGAGCTGACATGCAAATTCTCTGTAACCCAGGACAAAATGACAGCAATTGCCCAATAGGTGGGCTATTTTCCCCACATTTTCTTTcctaaatgactgaaaatgaggGCTGGTTTGTGAGCACTTAAGCAAAAACAAGCTTAGCATGTCACTGTAGTAATGGCTGGTGGAAAAACGTCACCTTTAGCGGCAGGGTGGGGAGGAAAGGAGGTTAGTGTGGGTTGTAATGTGTGGGGAGCAGTGGGTGAGGGGGTTGGTggggcagcagaggaagagcgGGGGAGGCAAACTTAGATGCATGTGCTGCAAATTAGACTTTAGTAGGCAGCCTTCACGTTTGGAGTAATAAAGGAGACAAGAGTATGAGTGTTTCTGCATGGCTGCAGACTGCTGCACCTTGGGGGCTGATTGACCCGAGTGTGAAAAGAGGAAGCAGGACAGCAGGCTGCGACCAACACTGACCAATGTTTGCTCTTACCCTCTCTTTCTGTTCCTCTGCAGCCCTCTTTTGCCCCATCAGTAGCCCCCTAGGGAACCCTTGCACGCACTTCTAAGCAGTCTCTGCGTATTCACTCCCTTTCAGCGAGTTCTTTCTTATACAAAGCTCCTTTCTACCTTAACATGTGTTTGAGGCCCGCCTTTTCGCCACCTCAGCCACCGTGAAAAGTTGTGCTACATTTCTCTCTAGGTGGGAGTCCTCACTCAGACTGAAAATAGCAACAAGCCTCATTTTACAGGGAAATTGGAGATCTCTAGCTGTTTGACTTCTGTTTTACTGAAATGTAGGACTGTGGATACACAAAgcaatttaaagttttacaCATTTAGTTCTTAAATACCCTCTTTTCCAACCCTAAACACTTGTACAATGAACTTTAACTGCAAGGACACAACGTTTTGACACAGATTTGGAGTTTATTCACACATAACATACTACAGTGGGTAATGTATTCAAGAAACATTGAACAGCGCTGTCATATgacacaggaaagaaaaaaaagacactgattcttttctttgctaTTATATAAAAATAGTGTTGCTACAAAAGTATAAATTATGTTTACTAATTAGACAACTCAGATCTGAATCTACACAGGAATCTGCTGCCAAAATGcgataaaaagacaaaaatgaacaaaatccaacattttttttaatttatttattttttttgcattttagcAGAGtatagaaaaaggaagaaatgccTGTAAAATAGGATGAAAGCAACACTGAGTTTTTAACCTGAATCAATACAGACTAGTTGAAACAGAGCTCCATGTTAGCATTCTTATACCACACTTTACAAATGAGCTTTCTAGGGTTATCTGAATAAGTTAAAAtcctgaaacaaaataaaacttacaGCTGAATTCAGTTTTCTAGTAACAGTATCTAAGTTCAGTTTTCTATTATATCAAAACCTTCTGAAATGCTACTGTAGAAAAAAGAGGTATAATGTTATTGGTGCTCCCTACTTATCGCTTACATGAAGGTGCCCCCTGGTGGCTTAAAAACAGCAGTTCTCCtgtatttacataaaacatcctCTGAAAATGGATGAAGTCAACCCATGAACACCAGCCAATGATCAGCATAGCTACACCCCCCTTGAAAGGTTAAAATTCAGTTATGTGACTCTTAATAAACGTCTTAAAGGAACATCACCTCAGAGTCGACATGAATTATTTCCATTTGATGAGAAACACTGGCTTATAACATTATATATCAGTATTCTTATTAAAAGCATGCATATCTTAGATATACTTCTcattttaatcaacaaaaagaacgCTATTTCTAAGAAAATTAAGTTGACGTTATGTCAACAATGGCATTGTGTCCCAGAGCATATCCTATTGAAAATACGTATTTAAAAAtagtaagaaaaaaatcccttcaTCAGTTCAGCAGAGGATCACTGGTAAAATCCCAAACGGATGTACAGTATTTTGACTACTTCTTTAAACGGAACCtaaatttttaatgaataatcGATTTCCAATCTTTTAAATCACATCACTGCCTTCTGAGTACTGAGGTAAAACATTGGACTGGtacttaaaaagatttaaatagaatttacagtcattttagtattttttattttttaccaaaatatatattttaaaaacaaaataaacaaataagataTTTTCAGAAGCCAtgagggtgaaaaaaaaaacaaaaaaagacctCTAAATCAAAGCTTGgaggtgaaaagaaaaaaaaaaaagctacagtttattaaaaagataataaaactgTGAAATGGTTTGAAATGTTGAACCTCTGatctttaacattattttagtgttttataccTTTAATGCAGCTCTAACAAGTTGACAAAGAAAGAAGTTGAAAGAAAACTGACAAAAGCATTTCTGTAGAATAAAAAGCTTATTAATCCATCAAAACAtattcagatgtttttctttgggcTTTTCAGTCGTGCTCTTACTGCTCATTCAGGTGCCCTTTCATTTCTtgagtaataataaaaaccgCTCTGTCCTCAGACTCAAAAATACATGAAGCTGCAACTCCCAACATTAATTACTGCTGAGGATTAGTAGCAGCTTTGAGGCCTATTAGTGTGATACTGTACTAAACAGCTGTGACAGTGTTAGAATACGGCCTTTATTTCTGACTATGGTGCCTCAGTGTTTGTATCGGCCTGCAACGCACCTCTGCAAGCTGGACTATAATGAACATGTTTCACGTTGAAGCAGAAATAGATGTTTGTTAGATTACAACACACGTGCTTCGCTTAAATTTAATAGGAATTATTTAAACAATACTTTTTTGTGATATCAGTTTTACTATAAATAATGTCATAATGGGATTTTGTGGTGGGACAGCAGTTAATACCTGAATAAGTGGAAGTTGgccaaggtaaaaaaaaaaaagaaaagaaataagaaaagaaataaaccaaaacaacttcaggaaaaaaataaattaaataaaaaactccaCCAAATTGCAACTGAAAGTCTAAAATCACAGTATCAGTTCTGATTTCTTTCTGTATTGACCAATCCTCAAATGGGATTTAAGCAAAGTTGATAATTGGGAGTTTCTGTGTTAAATGTTCAGCTTATCACCGACCTATTTAATGAACTAAAAAACAGATGACTAAAAAAGCATAAAAGCTCAGGTGATAGAAAGGTAGGGAACACATGAATAAAGCACTTGTCAAAGAACACAGTTATAACAAAGTCATCATGTGGACACCAGAGGACACTGTTTCCAACCATCAGCCATCCAGTAAATCTtcagaaatggagaaaaagaaaagagaaagctTAACAGATAAATGCTGAAAAGAAGGCCATTAAAGTCAATACAAAGGCATGATGTTGCTTTGACTGTTGGGTTTAAGGTGaacacacaaaagaaatacTTAAGGCCCAAAAAACATAGATAACAAACTAGTACTTTACTAGTTGGTACCAAAAggcaaaaatacaaattcaacAGTATAATTTCTATCCTTCCGAGTCATTTAGGAGGTATTGGTGCAGGTAAATGTAATGAGGATGAGAacctgttagaaaaaaaataataaattgattTTATGAGTATACATGTGGTGACTTTTGTGAATGCACTAGTAAAatctgaaggaaaaataaaaaaaaaaggttgcaaATGGCACAAACTATTTTTGGGGTGGAAGGTTTCACAAAAGCCATGGTTCAGCACATACCTCAGCTCTGAGGTCACAGTTTGGTTTCTTGTCGGTACAGTGAGGAAAAAGTGGCGGTGCCTGCTTGGATGTGCTCATTCCTGAGAAAATCCCATTGATTTTGCAAACATTAAACAATTTACCGTTAATAACTAACCTTAGGAGCGTAATGAAAACAGTCAGATAAAGTTGGCAACTCTTTCCTGTGATAAAGCTTATTgccataaaaattaaaatctgtAGCTCACATGAGGAAGacaaaatttatattaaaacgATGAACTACGAAGCATTATTAAAGTGATAACTTTCCTATGGAGAggtctttttctattttagcttaaaaattaaatacacacacacacaaatatgtgtGCTATTATAATTTTAGGTCTTGCCATCAAGCTCACCAGACTGACAGCTAATATCATTACAGCTGCTTTTCTGATAGGAATGCAGAGATAAAATgtccaaattaaaaaataaatgatgcatTGTTTTGCTTCTCATAGCCGACTGCAGGCGTCTTTGTTCAGAAAACTGACTGATGTAGCATTCCTGAATTTCTAGCACTGGAAACTACTGAGTTAAGCAGGTCAGAACTGATTAATAATGGTGCATGTATTTGtgtaatattgtattttttttgttttatcaacaCAAAGTTTTGCTGAACTGTAAAACGCAAGACAAATATAAGCTTGTTATCCAAAAAATACTACTCAATCTTTTGTGGGTGCATTCCAGCCATGATAGGTATAGCAAGGCTGAATGAAACCAGTAAAAACCAAGAAAATAACCACAAATATTTTCTaatgtgatgcttttctttttgtacatGGAACAAAAACACCAGCAGAAGCAACAAAATCAAAAGCTTAATGTTAATAATCAGCATTTCAGCTCTTCTGTGCAAGTTTAGTAGTAAGACTAATCTAGCAAATCCAGTAGCAAAATAAAGCTGTTTGagcaattttatttatcagtaaTCAAAAAGGAAAGCATCACATAATTTCTAATATAAAACCAGTTACCTTTaaccattttaaatggaaaaaaatgcatgcagTGCATGCAGATCATCCAAAGCTACATTTTGAGGCCACTGAACCATCAAGTTATCTCCAACTATCTCAAtctcctctatctccctgtcatcCATTGCTAAATATGTTGAACATTGTAATTATTAGTGATTTAAGTAAATCATAAACCTAGTGCACTTATCTGTGAGAAGTGCAATGGCAGTGAAGATTCACCTCTTGATTCTTTTGTCATACACCAATCAAAATAATACCTGTATGCCATACTGCATGGGCAACAGTAGTTTGCTGCTATATCGCTCTTGGACAGTTATAATAATCCAATAGGTTTTGTTTTAGAGGTGTAGACAGCAGATTCAAGCAGCGAATGTGGATATTACCTGAAAACGTTGCTAACCAGGGAGAGTAACAGCATCATAGCCTTTTAGCAGTTTAATTATGAGGCTGGGGTAATTCAGATCACTGGCTGTGACAGAATTAAACCCTTCCTGCTTACATGTACATCCCAAACCAAGGGCAGCATACCAATCTTTTCTTTTGAGATTTACCATTCCACCCCCCTGCTTTGTCTACTGTACTTTACAACAGTTCTATCTCAATACAAAATATTGAATAGGTTGTATTGTTTTATGGGTTTTTGCAAcctttgaaatgtgtttttctgtaaatatctgCATTGAGAAGTACTCAATTTTCTTACACATTTATGTTTACAGTGGGTCTAAAcctacagtatataaataagAGTCTTCAGTCATTGGTTGGAGGTGAAGGTTTGGTTGATTAGGGTTTGTTGGGTTTTTCTTCTAACCCATGTTAGAGCGAAGAAAAATGAGTTTGTTCATCTCCTCAGCAGTGACTTGCTGCCTCCTCTTCATGGCCAGGCTCTgctcacacacagtcacacactcaCTGCGTATGCCCACAGCAGGAACCGCAAGCAGCCACAGTGCCAAGCGAGCAAGCCTGGGGAACTTCTCAGAAACAGCCGAGCTCCAGTACTGGAAGAGATCTGGTGTACCTTGGAGAAGAGGCTCAGCCAGGTATTGAAAGATCTCTTGTCTAACTTGACCCTGGCTCTCATCATTACCAGACAATGTGCACATGGCCCTCGAGGTGCTGCTGCTTCCACTTCCCTCTATACGGCTTATTTTAGGGGTGGGTGGGCCATCGGTGTCCCGATCCTCTCCACCTGAACTTCCACCACCAGTTATACCCCCATCCCTGGTTTCAACAGCCATTTCACACGCACGAGAAATGATGTCTTCATGCTGGTAGGCTGGCACTGAACGCAACTTGAGCTGTGGGTCAAGGATCATGGCTACCTGGTGCGCTCTTTCAACCTGAGGACAGAGGGGAAAAAGCCACTGTCAAACCTTCCTGACAACCATTTTAATACTTTAATGGATTTTGTTGGGGGGGATCTGGtagcatttatattttttaacaagtACCCAGCTCTGATCTTTAGAGAATTTAAGCAAAACTTGTCaagcaaaattattaaaaagtgaGCAATACTTGTTAAATACCTTGAAGTTTTCCTTGAGTGCTTCAAGGAAATAGTGGCAGAGTTTGCTAGCTGTGCCGGTTCCAGCCTCCCCAGCTTTAGATGTAAAAAACTTCTCCAAGCGCAGGTAGACAGGCAGGACCTGCTGTAAGGTTGGTCTCCTCTGGCTGCTCAGCTCCAGAGCTGCCAGGCGTAGAGGTGCCAGCAGACAAGCCAGTGTGCTCAGCAAATGTTTGTTGAGACCCTGGAGAAGCGGAGCTGTGGATTTACTGCGACCGTAAGCCTCACAAATGTGTTCAAAGTGGGCATGGACCTGCAGGAGTGCTTCAGCCATACGATCCCAGCAAGGAGGTGTGGGACACTGTGCAGGGGTGACTTCCTCTGTTGTGCTTGTGGATGTGTTGAAGCACTGTTCCTCACGAAAAGCTAGTGTGGTAGAGGAGGCAATATCCCTGCAGGTTGAGAGAAGTTCAGCTAACTCGTGAAGCCCTCGAGCTTGGAGGCTGCGTTTCCCAAGAACGGCCTGAACAACTGCACCAAGCGAACACCCAGCGCATCGCAAGCATATCCTCCCCCGGCTGCTACCTCCCAGTGGTGATCCTGCGAATCCCGCTCCCCACACTCGTGGCTCTGAGACATAAACTGTGCGGATGTCTGACATGACAAATTCAGACAGCACATTCTGCACCCAGTGGTGAACCTGTTCAGGCCCCTCCCTCAGCTCAGCTTCCCTTACACCGAGCACATAGCGTTTCAGTCTGGACCCCTCCACCTGGTAGGCTGTGAGAACATAGCAAGCATCTGGACCAGATGTTTGGGAGTGGCAGGTTACAGCAATGCCAAGAGAAGCGTTGGAGCCCAGAGCACACGTGACTTTGACTTTCACTTGGTTGTACATGCGGGGCAGCTGGCGCAGCGCCAAGGCACTCATGTTTCCGAGAGCGTCACGGGTGGAGTAAGCACCATGACGAGCACCTGTATCCACTAGAGTCTGTGCCAACTTCAGGAAGTCCTTGCTGTTGAGCACATTTAGCATGTTCAGATCTGAGCACATGACCCGTAATAAGCGCTCAGCTACCTGCTGTCGCTCTTTCTCAGGTAGTCCATTATTCTCTGGTTGAACagacagcagaaagaaaattagTGGTGTTcctatttttattctttgataTTTTGTCAAGGAACCATAATACTTTAACATTACTGTGCCTCAAAATCAAAAGGTTTAATGGTGTTGCAGTACTTACGGCTGAGGGTATGGTTTCTCTGGGAGATGCTTTGAGGCTGTATTTGTAGTTTAACTGAGGGATGGGCCTGAGCCTGGGAACCTCTCCACAACTGCTCCTGGGGACCCGAAGCGGAAGAGGTTTTGGGAGAGTCCCCTTTGGTGTGGTTCTCATTATCAGCTGgggacagagagatggaagGCATTAGCAATCACGGATGTAAGGGATTCCAGTGAAGGATAACACAACACGTCAAATACCAAAATAGTTGTCTGAAAGTCCAAGtgacaaaaatcagaaaaatgtgcagaaaatgtCTGGCAACAAGATTTAGATAATATCCAGCAGCTTCAGGTCCAGATCTGCAACAACCCTCATAATAAGTTTCCTTGGTATTGTACAATATTATTGTATACAACAACTTAACACCAAAACTAAGGTGATTTGCACTCATTAAgattcacacatgcatttcaGCCACTGAGGGTGTGTTCACATTCTACTTTTGTTTCTATGTTCTGCTGAACATGTATTTGCGGTTGTGGACTCACCAGCGTGCGACTGCATGTGCTCCAGCAGGTTGTTGTAGAACTGGAACTGGATGCCACAGGCACCACAAGTGTAGGGCTCTAAAAAAATATCACAAGGCCCAGAAGACTGTTGGCTCTTTGTCAGAGGCAATAATGAAAATACTGTGCATCAGTCCACATGGCCACTATTGTCCAATATCTGTGTTGCATCTCTGCTAAACACGGCAGTTTTCAAAGCTTGTCCCATGAAGATGTGGTTGTGATTTTTAAGCTTTTGGAGATTCAAATTATAGTAGCATGTTTACAACCAGTGAGAGTTTTGGGCTACTTTACATTATTTGCAGCAACATCTGACTTTGTTTCAAATTGAGCCCTGGGCATTTAAGGTACTAAACATGCATTCCAGTTACACCACAcatccaacacaaacacaaaaccttACAACAGTGTGGGTGAGCTGATACTTAACATGACAGAAAAGCCCACCAGAAAGCAGGTGAAAAATAAAAGGGTAGCATAcgtcattttttttccttttacacagGAAGGCGGGGTTGGACTTACTCTGTGCTGTAGAGAAGGAGGTGGCCACCAGGGGGCTTGGAGTTCCTGTTGATATGAGGACGGGGAAGAATTTAACACTTCAGACACAGCAGGCCATTCTGCATCACTTTCTCCTctactttattaaaatcagtgcttccctcttttttttaattgtgcaaGAATaatttcaaagtgctttttttttttttaaacaggagcATTAAATAACACCACTGTAAACTTTTTACCATGAGAAAGCCACAAGCGCATGATAATAAGAAGGCCTTCATCTCAAATGTCACAGGATCTGGTTTCAGCATAACCAACGCTGCTTTAATATGATCCAGACTGGTGTTTCTGAACCCAGGTTTTATCTACAGCCCATGAAGAAACCGTCTGGATTGTATAAAGTAACGTATGTTAGTGAAACATACTTTTTGACCGTGTTTGTGGTCCTGATACACTGCTATGGTTCAGTAACTCTTCCAACTTTTGTTCTATAGTAAGGGGCCAAAATAGTAGTTTTCCATAATTGTTGAGATCACTGCAGGGATTATTTTGAGACACTAAAAGTGGAAAAACTTCCTgacttaaaataaatgtgatcaTACGAGTACTTCCCTGACCAATTAAAAGAAGTAACTACcccttgagttttttttcttttttggatggAGACTGTTTCACACTTCGTTAGTTGATTTTGTGTGCCTGATTTGGTTTGTTACTTGTGTCTGGGGATGTTTTTACTCAGACTCGAGCAGGTTAAGGGGTCCTGTTGATGTGGCTGTGCTGCCAGCCTTTTCtatgctgcttttgtttgaaaCTCTCCCAGATTTATAGAAAGTCTGATAtacaaaaaaacaggaaagcaTCGCTGATCTTCTGATGTCAACAGTGCTTTGATTAATTTAATGTCTTCAGTACCAGAGGCAGCAAAGCAAAATCAGTACGAAGgtatgagcttttttttttttttttaaccttttttatcCCCTAAATAACTATTTGAAACTCATTAACTGTTCACTTTGTTTGTATTTgggttttttattattcattttggaTATTTTATGAAGACATTTCAGTTTGACTTTGCTGGTTCATTCAGcaagacaattaaaatcacATTCTGAATGAATTCTTACACAAATGTACCATTAAATCATCCTGTTGCTAAACTAGTACAAATGAAGTTCAGATCGGTCACCTGACCAGCAGATTTGGAGAAttatgaaatggaaaaatgcaACAAAGGAGGTCTCAGACTCTTGTTTGGATGAAATCCTATATcaagtaagaaaagaaaacattttaattcctAAACCACACCAGTTGTTGTTCAGCTCTCCTACCCTTACACAAGGttgtgaaaagaagaagaactgcagcAGAGTGGTAAATAcctatttttaatcatttggcttgcatctaatttaaaatgaacaaaaataaaatttctcaGTCTCAATATTTGATGTTATCTTCGTGCTATTTATTTTCAACCAAGAATACACTTAAAATGAACTGTGATTTGTTACATGCAGTTTTTATTGACAGTTCATACATCATACCCACTTTTTGGAAACAGCTTTGCACAAGTTTCTCTTTTAAAATCTCTAGTTAGCTGTTATGAAAGCCAAACATGACCTCTACTAGTTCCCTATTTTTATGGTCTGaatgtggaaaggaaaaaaagaagacaacagGCCTCTTAGAATTGAGTTTTATATAGTAACAACTGATGCAAGGTAGGTCACATAAACCTATTTAAACCTCTCTCCATCAAGTAGCAAAACAATATCTCAATATCTGCTGTAAGGCTGTTCTTATCTAAACTGACACTTACATATACCTGCTGTGTACAAGATCTAAAAATACTTCatagaaaaaatacatttccacACAGATAGAACAAGTGACTCAGTGCTTACCACTAGAATTCTGCGAACTGTTTGTGTCAACCAGACTAGACTGAATAGCACTCTCCAGTTTCCGCCTGAATGGGGTATCTGCAGGgaaaaacaggagaaacaaTGAGTGACATGCCTGCACTTAATGACAAGCATAATATTTCAAATTCAagcatcaaacacacacaacaattaAGATAAAGACCAAGAGATTCCGTTCAATTCACA
It encodes:
- the znf618 gene encoding zinc finger protein 618 isoform X1, which translates into the protein MSAQEASNPGKEKADGSGSAATDVSATKNTSPPPVNVKKEPGTSETSNGKVRDPNPAEICVVIGGNDGGSSGGGNRRAHTEGMFALGTPPPTKSTDSCIGSYVCAVCGKKYKYYNCFQTHVRAHRESESMVGDGLPQTPNSSFRYSCDICGKKYKYYSCFQEHRDLHAVDDPYEQVVLPVDGLKEEEPVEPYQKIGPRVKALTHLYRDRGFIRRQLVSLQRQLAVFAETGSYVCEFCGKQYKYFNPYQEHVALHTPMGSFDIKASRVQECGSVDMSKYGHSQAAKLKNTPFRRKLESAIQSSLVDTNSSQNSSGTPSPLVATSFSTAQKPYTCGACGIQFQFYNNLLEHMQSHAADNENHTKGDSPKTSSASGPQEQLWRGSQAQAHPSVKLQIQPQSISQRNHTLSQNNGLPEKERQQVAERLLRVMCSDLNMLNVLNSKDFLKLAQTLVDTGARHGAYSTRDALGNMSALALRQLPRMYNQVKVKVTCALGSNASLGIAVTCHSQTSGPDACYVLTAYQVEGSRLKRYVLGVREAELREGPEQVHHWVQNVLSEFVMSDIRTVYVSEPRVWGAGFAGSPLGGSSRGRICLRCAGCSLGAVVQAVLGKRSLQARGLHELAELLSTCRDIASSTTLAFREEQCFNTSTSTTEEVTPAQCPTPPCWDRMAEALLQVHAHFEHICEAYGRSKSTAPLLQGLNKHLLSTLACLLAPLRLAALELSSQRRPTLQQVLPVYLRLEKFFTSKAGEAGTGTASKLCHYFLEALKENFKVERAHQVAMILDPQLKLRSVPAYQHEDIISRACEMAVETRDGGITGGGSSGGEDRDTDGPPTPKISRIEGSGSSSTSRAMCTLSGNDESQGQVRQEIFQYLAEPLLQGTPDLFQYWSSAVSEKFPRLARLALWLLAVPAVGIRSECVTVCEQSLAMKRRQQVTAEEMNKLIFLRSNMG
- the znf618 gene encoding zinc finger protein 618 isoform X3, with the protein product MSAQEASNPGKEKADGSGSAATDVSATKNTSPPPVNVKKEPGTSETSNGKVRDPNPAEICVVIGGNDGGSSGGGNRRAHTEGMFALGTPPPTKSTDSCIGSYVCAVCGKKYKYYNCFQTHVRAHRESESMVGDGLPQTPNSSFRYSCDICGKKYKYYSCFQEHRDLHAVDDPYEQVVLPVDGLKEEEPVEPYQKIGPRVKALTHLYRDRGFIRRQLVSLQRQLAVFAETGSYVCEFCGKQYKYFNPYQEHVALHTPMGSFDIKASRVQECGSVDMSKYGHSQAAKLKNTPFRRKLESAIQSSLVDTNSSQNSSGTPSPLVATSFSTAQTDNENHTKGDSPKTSSASGPQEQLWRGSQAQAHPSVKLQIQPQSISQRNHTLSQNNGLPEKERQQVAERLLRVMCSDLNMLNVLNSKDFLKLAQTLVDTGARHGAYSTRDALGNMSALALRQLPRMYNQVKVKVTCALGSNASLGIAVTCHSQTSGPDACYVLTAYQVEGSRLKRYVLGVREAELREGPEQVHHWVQNVLSEFVMSDIRTVYVSEPRVWGAGFAGSPLGGSSRGRICLRCAGCSLGAVVQAVLGKRSLQARGLHELAELLSTCRDIASSTTLAFREEQCFNTSTSTTEEVTPAQCPTPPCWDRMAEALLQVHAHFEHICEAYGRSKSTAPLLQGLNKHLLSTLACLLAPLRLAALELSSQRRPTLQQVLPVYLRLEKFFTSKAGEAGTGTASKLCHYFLEALKENFKVERAHQVAMILDPQLKLRSVPAYQHEDIISRACEMAVETRDGGITGGGSSGGEDRDTDGPPTPKISRIEGSGSSSTSRAMCTLSGNDESQGQVRQEIFQYLAEPLLQGTPDLFQYWSSAVSEKFPRLARLALWLLAVPAVGIRSECVTVCEQSLAMKRRQQVTAEEMNKLIFLRSNMG
- the znf618 gene encoding zinc finger protein 618 isoform X2; this encodes MSAQEASNPGKEKADGSGSAATDVSATKNTSPPPVNVKKEPGTSETSNGKVRDPNPAEICVVIGGNDGGSSGGGNRRAHTEGSYVCAVCGKKYKYYNCFQTHVRAHRESESMVGDGLPQTPNSSFRYSCDICGKKYKYYSCFQEHRDLHAVDDPYEQVVLPVDGLKEEEPVEPYQKIGPRVKALTHLYRDRGFIRRQLVSLQRQLAVFAETGSYVCEFCGKQYKYFNPYQEHVALHTPMGSFDIKASRVQECGSVDMSKYGHSQAAKLKNTPFRRKLESAIQSSLVDTNSSQNSSGTPSPLVATSFSTAQKPYTCGACGIQFQFYNNLLEHMQSHAADNENHTKGDSPKTSSASGPQEQLWRGSQAQAHPSVKLQIQPQSISQRNHTLSQNNGLPEKERQQVAERLLRVMCSDLNMLNVLNSKDFLKLAQTLVDTGARHGAYSTRDALGNMSALALRQLPRMYNQVKVKVTCALGSNASLGIAVTCHSQTSGPDACYVLTAYQVEGSRLKRYVLGVREAELREGPEQVHHWVQNVLSEFVMSDIRTVYVSEPRVWGAGFAGSPLGGSSRGRICLRCAGCSLGAVVQAVLGKRSLQARGLHELAELLSTCRDIASSTTLAFREEQCFNTSTSTTEEVTPAQCPTPPCWDRMAEALLQVHAHFEHICEAYGRSKSTAPLLQGLNKHLLSTLACLLAPLRLAALELSSQRRPTLQQVLPVYLRLEKFFTSKAGEAGTGTASKLCHYFLEALKENFKVERAHQVAMILDPQLKLRSVPAYQHEDIISRACEMAVETRDGGITGGGSSGGEDRDTDGPPTPKISRIEGSGSSSTSRAMCTLSGNDESQGQVRQEIFQYLAEPLLQGTPDLFQYWSSAVSEKFPRLARLALWLLAVPAVGIRSECVTVCEQSLAMKRRQQVTAEEMNKLIFLRSNMG
- the znf618 gene encoding zinc finger protein 618 isoform X4, yielding MSAQEASNPGKEKADGSGSAATDVSATKNTSPPPVNVKKEPGTSETSNGKVRDPNPAEICVVIGGNDGGSSGGGNRRAHTEGMFALGTPPPTKSTDSCIGSYVCAVCGKKYKYYNCFQTHVRAHRESESMVGDGLPQTPNSSFRYSCDICGKKYKYYSCFQEHRDLHAVDDPYEQVVLPVDGLKEEEPVEPYQKIGPKTGSYVCEFCGKQYKYFNPYQEHVALHTPMGSFDIKASRVQECGSVDMSKYGHSQAAKLKNTPFRRKLESAIQSSLVDTNSSQNSSGTPSPLVATSFSTAQKPYTCGACGIQFQFYNNLLEHMQSHAADNENHTKGDSPKTSSASGPQEQLWRGSQAQAHPSVKLQIQPQSISQRNHTLSQNNGLPEKERQQVAERLLRVMCSDLNMLNVLNSKDFLKLAQTLVDTGARHGAYSTRDALGNMSALALRQLPRMYNQVKVKVTCALGSNASLGIAVTCHSQTSGPDACYVLTAYQVEGSRLKRYVLGVREAELREGPEQVHHWVQNVLSEFVMSDIRTVYVSEPRVWGAGFAGSPLGGSSRGRICLRCAGCSLGAVVQAVLGKRSLQARGLHELAELLSTCRDIASSTTLAFREEQCFNTSTSTTEEVTPAQCPTPPCWDRMAEALLQVHAHFEHICEAYGRSKSTAPLLQGLNKHLLSTLACLLAPLRLAALELSSQRRPTLQQVLPVYLRLEKFFTSKAGEAGTGTASKLCHYFLEALKENFKVERAHQVAMILDPQLKLRSVPAYQHEDIISRACEMAVETRDGGITGGGSSGGEDRDTDGPPTPKISRIEGSGSSSTSRAMCTLSGNDESQGQVRQEIFQYLAEPLLQGTPDLFQYWSSAVSEKFPRLARLALWLLAVPAVGIRSECVTVCEQSLAMKRRQQVTAEEMNKLIFLRSNMG